TTGTGCGCTTGAAATCAATCAAGCGGTACCGGCGCTTATGGCCACCACCACGCTGCCATGATGTGATATGACCTGAGTTATTACGGCCACCTGACTTTGTCAAACCTTCGGTAAGCTTCTTAACAGGACCGCCCTTATGCAGAGCAGACTTGTCAACCAATACCAGATTACGCTGGGATGGTGTTGTGGGATTAAACGTCTTCAACGGCATCTGTCTTAAGCTCCCATCATGTCAATCGCCTGACCATCGGCCAATGTGACGATTGCCTTTTTTATATCGCTCCGGCGGCCTTTACGACCTTTGAACATCTTCGTCTTGCCCTTTAACACTGATGTGTTAACGGCAGTCACTTTGACGTTAAACAGCATTTCAACGGCTGCCTTGATTTCCGGTTTTGTTGCGGTCATCGCCACAACGAATGACACCTGGCCATGCTCACCCCCCATAGTGGACTTTTCTGTGACCAGAGGGCGGATGATTGTGTCATAAGCCTGAATTTGGCTTAGCTTTGTTTCTACGCGCTTGCGTGGGCGAATGCTCATTTTAGGCGCTCCTCAAGATAAGCGGCCGCATCACGTGACAGCACCAGCACATCACGGCGGACCATATCATAAACATTTGCCCCCTGCTGAGGCAGAACATCAACAAATGGCAGATTTGAAGCCGCACGGCCAAAACCGGCATCAACGGTCTCGCCGCCCAGAATAAGCGCGTTTGTTGCGCCCAGCTTCTCCAGCTTTCCCTTCAAAGAAGAGGTCTTTGCATCAGCTGACATTTCATCGAGAATAATCAGCTGCCCAGCGGCCATCTTTGCAGACAGCACAGAGCGCATCCCCAACTTGCGGATTTTCTTTGGCAGGCTGTGCTCATAGCCACGAACAACCGGCCCATGTACAACACCGCCGCCCCGGAACTGAGATACTGACCCGTTACCCGCACGGGCACGGCCTGTTCCCTTCTGCCGAAACATCTTCGCACCAGTCTTTGACACTTCACTGCGGCCCTTGACCTTGTGCGTACCTGCTCTGCGTTTGGCGAGCTGCCACTTTACAACGCGAGCGACAATATCTGCACGCGGCTCAATACCAAAAACGGAATCAGCCAGCTCAATATCGCCCTTCTTGCGATTATCGATGGTCTTCACATCAACCTTCATCTGTCGTGCCCTTCTCATCTTGCTTTGCAGCTGATTCAAGAGCATCTGCTGCTTCTGCATCATCTGACTGTGCGTCAACCACAGGCTGCTCATCAGCAGGAGCAGACGCCGCCTCAACAGCTTCGCTCACCAGACCAGCAGGAAACGGCACGTCATCAGGACGTGCCTTTTTCACCGCATCAGACAGCAATACCCATCCATTCTTAGAGCCCGGGATTGCACCATGAACCAGAATTAAATTTTCTTCATCATCAGTAGAGACGATTTCAAGATTCTGCGTGGTCACCCGAACAGCACCCATATGGCCAGCCATTTTCTTGCCCTTAAAGACCTTACCCGGGTCCTGACACTGGCCTGTTGAGCCATGTGAGCGATGCGAAATAGACACACCGTGTGATGCCCGTAAACCGCCAAAATTATGGCGTTTCATCGCACCAGCAAAACCCTTACCCTGGGAGATACCCACAGCATCAACCCTCTGGCCAGCAATGAAGTGTGACACACCGAATGTTGCCCCTACTTCTACCATAGCATCTTCGCTCACGCGAAATTCGGCCAGCTTACGCTTTGGAAGGACAGATGCTTTTGCAAAATGCCCGCGAAGCGCTTTTGATACATTCTTTACCTTTGCTGAACCTGCACCCAGCTGAAGAGCTGTGTAGCCATCCCGTTCAGCTGTCTTTTGTGAGACAACCTGAACATCGTCC
The SAR116 cluster alpha proteobacterium HIMB100 DNA segment above includes these coding regions:
- a CDS encoding ribosomal protein L23 (PFAM: Ribosomal protein L23), whose amino-acid sequence is MSIRPRKRVETKLSQIQAYDTIIRPLVTEKSTMGGEHGQVSFVVAMTATKPEIKAAVEMLFNVKVTAVNTSVLKGKTKMFKGRKGRRSDIKKAIVTLADGQAIDMMGA
- a CDS encoding ribosomal protein L4 (PFAM: Ribosomal protein L4/L1 family~TIGRFAM: 50S ribosomal protein L4, bacterial/organelle), with amino-acid sequence MKVDVKTIDNRKKGDIELADSVFGIEPRADIVARVVKWQLAKRRAGTHKVKGRSEVSKTGAKMFRQKGTGRARAGNGSVSQFRGGGVVHGPVVRGYEHSLPKKIRKLGMRSVLSAKMAAGQLIILDEMSADAKTSSLKGKLEKLGATNALILGGETVDAGFGRAASNLPFVDVLPQQGANVYDMVRRDVLVLSRDAAAYLEERLK
- a CDS encoding 50S ribosomal protein L3, bacterial (PFAM: Ribosomal protein L3~TIGRFAM: 50S ribosomal protein L3, bacterial), which encodes MRSGVIARKIGMTRVFNDAGEHIPVTVLKLDDVQVVSQKTAERDGYTALQLGAGSAKVKNVSKALRGHFAKASVLPKRKLAEFRVSEDAMVEVGATFGVSHFIAGQRVDAVGISQGKGFAGAMKRHNFGGLRASHGVSISHRSHGSTGQCQDPGKVFKGKKMAGHMGAVRVTTQNLEIVSTDDEENLILVHGAIPGSKNGWVLLSDAVKKARPDDVPFPAGLVSEAVEAASAPADEQPVVDAQSDDAEAADALESAAKQDEKGTTDEG